In Candidatus Neomarinimicrobiota bacterium, the DNA window TTCTGGCGCTTTTCATCGCACTAATTGTTGGGGGAATTGTAGTAGCCAGACGGGGAAAAATCAAAACAGAAAACGAGGAGAAACCCATGCCAAGAGATCCTGTTTGCCATATGCCGGTGCCAGAGGATGACACTTCTTACACGACCGCTTATCAGGGGAAAACATATTATTTTTGCTGTGAACACTGTCAGGAATCATTTCAGAACCAACCGGGCGAATATATTTCCAGTGAAGAAGAGGAGACCACTTAACCACGGTATCCTCTCTCGTGGTATCCGGGGGATTGAGGATTGGATTAATTGCGTAGAAGGGGGTTAGTTCTTTTCTCATCCTCCGGATAAAATTCCCGTTTACATTCTCTGCTTTCACTCCTAATTAATGGAAAAACGCAGTGGAGATGCTCAGATACAATTATGGATTTCATCCGCCGTAAATACAACCGGGTCAGCACACGGTATAATCTCATGGAATTTCCTATGGAGCTGACGGTCTTTCCAGGCTGGCGGAGAGCAGTGCAATGTGAGGTGCGTGGTCCGTTAGTGTTAGAAGTGGGGGTCGGCACCGGGAAAAACATCCAGTACCACAATCCGGAATGGGATATTGTTGCCTTCGACATCAGCGAGGGGATGCTGTCGAAGATCGATCCGGAGCCACGCAATAACCTGCATCTCCTGCAGATGAATGCAGAACAAATGGGGTTTCCGAATAACACATTTGATTCGGTCTTCGACACCTTCGTTTTCTGTTCGGTACCGGATGCGGTCAAAGGAATGCGCGAAATCCACCGCGTACTGAAACCCGGTGGACGCTTCGTAGCCCTGGAGCACATGCGTCCGGACAATGAACTTGCCGGAAAATTCTTCGATATCGCTGATCCCTATACGGTAGCCACAACGGGAGCCCACGTGAATCGTCATACCGTGGAGAATGTTCGTAAGGCGGGTTTTAAAATATCTGAAGTTCGCTATTTGTTGACCAGCGTAGTCCGGTTGATAGTCGCAGAAAAATGAAGCTGGTAACGAAATCTTTGGTCGTCCTTGGTGTTGAGAGTGATTGGAGTACCACCTAAGTTAGACTGAAGGAGAGATAAATTTTTTAATGAGCGAGGGAATAAAAAATTGAGACAATACAGGATATACATCGATTCCATCTTCTGAACTGGCTGCATCGACGGCTTAACTGCCGCACTCAAGCGCCTGGACGGCGTGACGGATGTTGCATTTGTTAGTGAGAATACATCGTTTGTCGTGACCACTTCCGAAATGCGAGAGGAACATGCGGAATCGTTTCGAAATATCATCGAAAACTGGGAACACTATGATTACAAGGTGGGAGAGATTGAAGTCGTTGAGAGATAGATTTCTGTTCGCCATCGTTTTGGTCATGTCACTGGTGCTGGTATTCACCCAGCCGGCGTTTCCCCAGTGACCGCTGTGAAGTAATCCCACGCTCCCGGTCGGGAGCGCCACATACGGAGTCGGACTGGAGCCGGAGCAGTGGTCGCTGAGTAATGGGTTGAGTGCTGGACAGTACGAGGCAGCGCTCACCGACGAGAATCATTCTTCAGATGAGCATACCGGCCATCAGCGGTATCTCCGGAACATTCTTTCACTGGGCTACGGTTTTGGTCCTCACTGGAATGGATTTTTGGATCTCCCCTATGAATATCGGGTGCAGCGAGTGAATGAGGAATCGCCGCATCACCAGAACGAAACACTTTCAGCGCCCGGGGATGTACATTTACGTATCAACTATCTCTGGAAAAACAGAGTATTCGGACCGGGCTGGCGTCTCTATTCCGGCGCCGGCCTGATTTTGCCTACCGGTAGCGCATACGAGTCAAACGTCTTTGCACCGGAGGCTGATTCTGTGTTTCACTCGCACATGGTCTCCGGGCTGGGAAATTATCAGTTTAGCATGCAGGGAGAGGCGTATTACCGATCGAATTTCCCGGTGGCCACAGGCCTTGTTGTGAACGGGAGATTTCCGTTATGGAATCCTGAGACTGCCTACTCTCCCGGCATTGAATGGAGTGTCCTCTGGACAAACTATTTGCATGCCATTCAAGTGTTTTCCTCAGTACCACGGTTCAATATCCTCGTCTCTGGGCGGACAGCAGAATCCTGGAGCGGAGATCAGTGGCCGAATAGCGGGGGATGGAAGTTCGATATTCAGGGCGGTTGGACTACCGAGATTTCGGAGTTTTGGGCGGCATTGTTTGAGGTCAATATTCCGGTGTGGCAAAATTACCGGGGCACGCAATTATCGGGCGTACATGCCACTGTGACGGTCCGGTATCTCTTCTGAGTGGAGGCTCAAATCCCTGTCCTTCGGTGTGAAATTATACGGGATGTTTTCAAAGATATGACTTATGCAGAAGTTCCGATTGAGAAAAGGACGACTCAACGGTTGATCTATACGAGATTCAATGAGACGTTACAACAAAGGAGATAAAGGAGGAAAATTTTATGAAAATAGAGAAAGTTCTGATGCAGGCATTTTCAGGAATATTGATGGTCTTGGTTCTTGGATCAATGGCCATTGGGCAATCAGAACACGCTTCACAACCTGCACTCAGTGAGGTTACCCTCGAAGTTACCGGGATGACCTGACACTCCTGCCAGGTAAAAGTGCGGTCTGCACTTGAAGGGTTGGAAGGTGTCGAAAATGCTGAAGTATCACTGGATAAAGATAATGCGGTGGTGGTTTTCGATTCGTCGAAGGTGACCATCAAGCAGATGACGGAATCAGTCAAAAAAGCCGGCTATGGCATCAGCGGAGCATCTGAGATCACGCAGTATAAGAAAGGGAAATCGGAGAAGTCTGAAGAAAACAAATCAGACGACCACACAACCGATTACCGTACTCTTACAATTGAAGAGCTGGCAGAACTCACTGACGATCCTGAGGTGACCCTGGTAAATGTGCATATCCCGTATGCCGGGGAGATTCCCGGAACGAATGCGTTCGTTCCATTTAACCGGATTCAGGAGAATAAAGACAAACTTCCCAGTGATAAAAATGCAAAGATCTTCCTGTACTGCCGGAGTGGCCATATGAGCAAACTGGCTTCAAATACACTGACTGGGATGGGATATACCGACGTCTACGATGTCCCCGGCGGGATGAATGCCTGGCGTAAAGCAGGCTACGAAATATCGAATACATCCCAATAGGTTGACTGTCCACTGCCGGAGGTATGACAAGGCAATATCTCCGGCTTCGCCTTTCACACAGAGACATTAAGACGGATATTCCATTGGCATTTGTGCGAAACAGTATTAACCTTTTATTTATATGGGAATTAAGCAATAGACCAAAGATGTAGCGATGGTCAATATGGTCTCAGATGATGTTCGATTCAGTACTCCTTGCACGCTAACAATACAACAAAATAGACACAGTCGATCTCGTTTACCCAGCAACCTCTCTGGCGGATTATAGGGATTCATATATTGGACAAAGTAATATGGATCCTGTGAAGTAATTCGAAAGATAACTTTTCTCCGTCCAGGTGAATGGTACAATTGCTGGGAAGTGGGAATGACTTGTGTGTGCTATAATGAGAATGAAACGCTGTGAAAGGAGTATTGTATGGCTGACGAAGCCGATCCGACGACACGGAGTGCCATAACCAGGCGGGATTTTCTCGCCAAGGTCGGTACTGCAGCGGTCGCGGGGTCTTTGACAATGATGAACCCCTTGTGGGCTGCAGGCGAATCTGCCCCGAAGGCCGGAGAATTCGGGGAATTAGATGCTACCAGTCCCGGGGGCATCGATCTGTACATCGATCGCAAGAATCTGATCATAGGGGGAAAGCCCGAACGGGCCATTACCATCAACGGTTCTATTCCGGGTCCAGTTATTCGGATGACAGAAGGAAAAGAGGCTTTGATTCGGGTGCATAACCGGCTGGAGGAATCGACCTCGGTTCATTGGCACGGTATTCTGCTGCCGTATAATATGGATGGTGTGCCGGGGATCAGTTATCCCGGAATCGCTCCCGGCGAAACGTTTACGTACCGCTATCCAGTTCGGCAAAGCGGATCGTATTGGTATCACAGCCACACAGGTCTGCAGGAACAACTCGGTCACTACGGTCAGCTGATCGTCGAACCGGCCGACGCTGATCCGGTCGATTATGATGTTGAACATTCCATCGTGTTATCTGACTGGACGTCCGAAGAGCCGCACAAAGTACTCTGGAAACTGAAAACCATGGAGGGTTACTACAACTTTCAGAGACCGACCCTGGCCAATATAGACGACCAGATGGAATCTGAAAATAAGACGGTTAAAGAAGTTGTCAGCAAACGACTGGCATGGGATCGGATGCGGATGGATCCTACCGATATTGCCGACATCACTGGCGCGACCTATACCTTTCTCATGAATGGGCAGGCAGCGCACGAGAATCCCCTGTTCGTGGCGCAACCCGGGCAGCGTGTGCGCTTTCGGATTACCAACGCCTCCACGATGACCTTCTACGATTTCCGGATTCCGGGGTTACCCATGACCGTGGTACAGGCTGACGGACAAAACGTCCAGCCGGTGGAAACCGATGAGCTGCGAATCGGGGTTGCCGAAACGTACGACGTGGTGGTGACCATGCCGGATGACCAGGCATATACGGTGTTTGCCGAAGCTATGGATCGGAGCGGGTATGCCCGTGGCACCCTCGCACCCAGAGAAGGGATGTCCGCTCAGGTACCCGAACAACGCTCCCGGCCCATGCTGACCATGGCGGATATGGGCATGATGATGCACGGTGACGATATGAAGGGTATGAATAATAACGGTGACAAAGATATGTCAGGAATGAAAGAGAACACCGGCAACCATTCCGGAGAAATTACCAAGGATGGTGAGCGACTGCCGACGGCGAATTTGCCTGACCGGATTAAACACGGTCCGGACGGTCACGGCCCCGCCAGTATCACCATGGCTCGTACGGCTTCCCGGCGGCTGGATTATCCCGGCGCAGGTCTGGGCGATGACGAGTGGCGCGTGCTGACATATGACCAGCTTCGGGCATTGAAACGTCCACCCGGTCGGCGACCACCAACGCGCCAGTTTGACCTCCATCTAACCGGAAACATGCACAAGTATATCTGGGGCTTTGACGGGAAAAAATGGTCCGAATCGGATATGATCCGGTTTCAGTACGGCGAGCGCCTCCGGATCAATATGATCAATGATACCATGATGAGTCATCCCATTCACCTGCACGGGATGTGGATGGATCTGTATGCCGGGGGCACCCTCGAAGATAATCCCCGTAAGCATACGGTGATCGTACAACCAGCGGAGTTATTAACTGTAGACATCACGGCCGATGCCCTTGGGCAATGGGCATTCCATTGCCACCTGCTGTTTCACATGGAGGCGGGCATGTTCCGCACGGTTGCGGTCGTCCGTTCACTGGAAGGAGGGCCGATCAATGCTGATGTTTAATAAACAGATAACAATTGCATTGTTCGCAGGATTGGTTTTGGGAATGCCGCTCTTCGCGCAGCAACAATCGGATACCCTGACAACCGCTGATCGCCCGATGCATACGGAATCCGCACAGGAACACGCCGGCGACAGGCAACCCGAACCGGAATCACCACCACCCCTGCCGGAAGGCATGACGCTGGAGGAGGTGTTCGAATACGCGGAGACTCCACCGCCTTCCGACTATCCTGATTCCGTTCCGGATGATAAACTCTACCTCTTTACGATGTTCGAACAATTTGAATATCGCACCACGAACAGTACTGCCCCAGATCACCTCGGGTGGGAAGCCCAGGGCTGGTTCGGCCGGGATTTCGGAAAGTTCTGGTGGAAGAACGAGTCGGAGGTGATGTTTGGGGAAACAAACGAGGGTGAGACGGAAACCGACTTTCTCTATTCCCGGCTGATGACTCCGTTCTGGAATATCCAGGCTGGCGTCCAGTATGCCAACGAGTGGATGACAGACGAGTACGAGGATCGATGGTCGGGAGTTATTGCCCTGCAGGGCTTGGCGCCCTATAAATTTGAACTGGACAATTCCCTGTATCTGTCCCAGCACGGAAATGTGACGCTGGCATTGGAAGCGGAGTACGACCTTCGTATTACCCAGCGATTGGTGGCGCAGCCACTGGCCGCAGTAGGCGCGGCATTCCAGGATATCCCGGAACGCGGACTGGGCGCCGGGATCACTGGTGTGAATCTGGACGTCCGGCTGCGCTACGAGATCAAGCGGGAATTCGCGCCGTATCTCGGCATCCGCTCGCATTTTCTCGTCGGGGAGACCAAAGACATTGCATCCAGCGCCGGGGAGGATTCCGAACAGATCTTGTTCTTTTCCGGCCTCCGGTTTGCATTTTAGCCTGAATTGTTCATGAATACAGGATAAAAGTGAACAACTAGGAGTATATAAGCTGTGTTATAACAGTGACTTGTAGAGACGTGCCATGGCACGTCTCTCCTCAAATGGATTGCCGCGCAAGTTGAATCCTGATCGGTTGGGAACCGTGGATTTATCGGATATCACTGGAATGAAGGTCTGTATTCATGAAAAATTCAGGTTAGTTTTAATCAAAGACCCAGACTCCGCCCAATGGCGGAGTCAAAGGAGATACCCCGGCTTACAAAGCCGGGGACTCCATTTGAATTCACCAGCCGACCCGGGAAAGGCCAAATTAGGTCTGGTACTTTTCCATTCTTTATCTATAGGTTATCAAACACATTTTATAGAAGAATAAGATTTCTGAAATGCCCCATAACAAATTCCAACGTAATCCGTCTGTACAGGTGAGACAATGAACCAGACCGTCGACGATCTGTCCAACGAGGCCCTGAGCGCGCTGGTCGATGAGGCGAAGCAGGGGAAAGACGGAGCGCAGTCGCGGTTGATTTCGTTGTCGTACACGAAAATCTACCGGTATATTTATTACCGGGTGAACCAAAAGGAAGACGCGGAGGACCTGACCAATGACGTTTTTGTCCGGATGCTGGAATCGCTGGAGCAGCAACGCGGATCGTTTCTGGCGTGGCTTTATCAGATCGCCAAGAACCGGATCGTGGATTACTACCGCAAGCAGGATGTCCGCAGCGACACCAGCGACGTCGGGGAAACCATCGAATACTTCGAGAGTGAAGGGAAACCGATAGACAAGATGTTTATGCGGGAGGAGCTGCAGAAAGGCATCAACCAACTGACCGAAGATCAGCAGGACGTGATAATCCTGCGGTTCATCGAGGGCTACCAGGCGAATGAGGTTGCTGAGCAACTGGACAAGTCGCCGACGGCAGTGCGACAGCTCCAGTACCGGGCGCTGAACCAGCTCCGGAAGATGATCCCGGAAAAAGAATAAGACAAAAATGCACCGCAGAGACGCAGAGGACGCAGAGAAAAGAATATTAAAACCAAGTGAAAAGCACTGCAAAAATTTCAACATACAACGAACGACATACAACGAACAAAAAAATACGATTGGGAAACTTCAATAAATTTCGACTGCAGACCGGGGACACAAGACACGTGACCGTTGTTAACTTGAACACATGAACACTGGAACACTCTCACACTATGAATAATGAATTCAACACCATCCTGGACTACTGCATTGACGAGATGCGTACCGGGCAATCCATCGATGATCTGGTCAATCAGTTTCCAGAATATGCCGATGAATTGCGGCCGATGCTGGAGATGTCGGAGCACCTTGGCGAAATGGAATCTCCGGAGCCGTCGGCGGAGACCATCAATAATGCGCTCTTTGAGATCGGCCAACGGGCTGGACCACAGCAGCAGGAGCCGGATACCTCCGGCCTCTTTCTGCCGGCATTCGTGCGGCAGCCGTGGGTGCGGCGAACCGTCAGTGCTGTGCTGGTGGTTGTTGTGCTCTTTATCGGGCTCTCCACCGCCTCAGCGGACAGCGTCCCCGGTGACCTCCTGTATCCGATCAAACAACTGACAGAGTCCATTCAAATAGCGTTCACGTTCAACGAAGAGGATGCAGCCGAATTGCGGTTAACCTTCTCTGAAAAACGGCTGAAGGAACTGTCGCAGGTCTACCGGGAAACCGGGGAAGTCAACGAACAACTGATTCAGGCTATGCTGGCCGACGCCGGGAACGCGATCGAACGCGCGATGGCAACCGGCGATACGCTCTCGTTTCTGCGAACCAAGGCCCAACATCTGAACGAAACCCAGCACGAATTCCTGCAGCACTTGCAGCCACGCGTCCGGGGCCAGGCGCGACAAACCGTGGATCGG includes these proteins:
- a CDS encoding DUF5667 domain-containing protein, translated to MNNEFNTILDYCIDEMRTGQSIDDLVNQFPEYADELRPMLEMSEHLGEMESPEPSAETINNALFEIGQRAGPQQQEPDTSGLFLPAFVRQPWVRRTVSAVLVVVVLFIGLSTASADSVPGDLLYPIKQLTESIQIAFTFNEEDAAELRLTFSEKRLKELSQVYRETGEVNEQLIQAMLADAGNAIERAMATGDTLSFLRTKAQHLNETQHEFLQHLQPRVRGQARQTVDRAIEVCGQRRGRMQQMMQRMMDGDMPMHQGQGRGHMNGMMERR
- a CDS encoding copper resistance protein B, with the protein product MFNKQITIALFAGLVLGMPLFAQQQSDTLTTADRPMHTESAQEHAGDRQPEPESPPPLPEGMTLEEVFEYAETPPPSDYPDSVPDDKLYLFTMFEQFEYRTTNSTAPDHLGWEAQGWFGRDFGKFWWKNESEVMFGETNEGETETDFLYSRLMTPFWNIQAGVQYANEWMTDEYEDRWSGVIALQGLAPYKFELDNSLYLSQHGNVTLALEAEYDLRITQRLVAQPLAAVGAAFQDIPERGLGAGITGVNLDVRLRYEIKREFAPYLGIRSHFLVGETKDIASSAGEDSEQILFFSGLRFAF
- a CDS encoding sigma-70 family RNA polymerase sigma factor — translated: MNQTVDDLSNEALSALVDEAKQGKDGAQSRLISLSYTKIYRYIYYRVNQKEDAEDLTNDVFVRMLESLEQQRGSFLAWLYQIAKNRIVDYYRKQDVRSDTSDVGETIEYFESEGKPIDKMFMREELQKGINQLTEDQQDVIILRFIEGYQANEVAEQLDKSPTAVRQLQYRALNQLRKMIPEKE
- a CDS encoding methyltransferase domain-containing protein: MDFIRRKYNRVSTRYNLMEFPMELTVFPGWRRAVQCEVRGPLVLEVGVGTGKNIQYHNPEWDIVAFDISEGMLSKIDPEPRNNLHLLQMNAEQMGFPNNTFDSVFDTFVFCSVPDAVKGMREIHRVLKPGGRFVALEHMRPDNELAGKFFDIADPYTVATTGAHVNRHTVENVRKAGFKISEVRYLLTSVVRLIVAEK
- a CDS encoding YHS domain-containing protein: MPRDPVCHMPVPEDDTSYTTAYQGKTYYFCCEHCQESFQNQPGEYISSEEEETT
- a CDS encoding cation transporter; translated protein: MRSALEGLEGVENAEVSLDKDNAVVVFDSSKVTIKQMTESVKKAGYGISGASEITQYKKGKSEKSEENKSDDHTTDYRTLTIEELAELTDDPEVTLVNVHIPYAGEIPGTNAFVPFNRIQENKDKLPSDKNAKIFLYCRSGHMSKLASNTLTGMGYTDVYDVPGGMNAWRKAGYEISNTSQ
- a CDS encoding copper resistance system multicopper oxidase; its protein translation is MADEADPTTRSAITRRDFLAKVGTAAVAGSLTMMNPLWAAGESAPKAGEFGELDATSPGGIDLYIDRKNLIIGGKPERAITINGSIPGPVIRMTEGKEALIRVHNRLEESTSVHWHGILLPYNMDGVPGISYPGIAPGETFTYRYPVRQSGSYWYHSHTGLQEQLGHYGQLIVEPADADPVDYDVEHSIVLSDWTSEEPHKVLWKLKTMEGYYNFQRPTLANIDDQMESENKTVKEVVSKRLAWDRMRMDPTDIADITGATYTFLMNGQAAHENPLFVAQPGQRVRFRITNASTMTFYDFRIPGLPMTVVQADGQNVQPVETDELRIGVAETYDVVVTMPDDQAYTVFAEAMDRSGYARGTLAPREGMSAQVPEQRSRPMLTMADMGMMMHGDDMKGMNNNGDKDMSGMKENTGNHSGEITKDGERLPTANLPDRIKHGPDGHGPASITMARTASRRLDYPGAGLGDDEWRVLTYDQLRALKRPPGRRPPTRQFDLHLTGNMHKYIWGFDGKKWSESDMIRFQYGERLRINMINDTMMSHPIHLHGMWMDLYAGGTLEDNPRKHTVIVQPAELLTVDITADALGQWAFHCHLLFHMEAGMFRTVAVVRSLEGGPINADV